A DNA window from Variovorax sp. J2L1-78 contains the following coding sequences:
- a CDS encoding ABC transporter ATP-binding protein, giving the protein MSETITATAPASTGATGKTLLKVSGLKVAYGGIQAVKGVDFEVREGELVSLIGSNGAGKTTTMKAITGTLPFVDGDIQFLGRSIKGRGAWDLVGEGLVMVPEGRGVFTRMTITENLQIGAYIRNDKGGIAADIERMFAIFPRLKERKDQLAGTMSGGEQQMLAMGRALMAQPKVLLLDEPSMGLSPIMVDKIFEVVKNVYDQGVTVLLVEQNASRALQIADRGYVMESGLITMAGDAKVMLNDPKVRAAYLGE; this is encoded by the coding sequence ATGAGCGAAACGATCACTGCCACGGCACCTGCCTCCACCGGCGCGACCGGCAAGACCCTGCTGAAGGTCAGCGGCCTGAAGGTCGCCTATGGCGGCATCCAGGCCGTGAAGGGCGTGGACTTCGAGGTGCGGGAAGGCGAACTGGTGTCGCTCATCGGCTCCAACGGCGCCGGCAAGACGACCACGATGAAGGCCATCACCGGCACGCTGCCCTTCGTCGACGGCGACATCCAGTTCCTCGGCCGCAGCATCAAGGGCCGCGGCGCCTGGGACCTGGTGGGCGAAGGCCTGGTGATGGTGCCCGAGGGACGCGGCGTCTTCACGCGCATGACCATCACCGAGAACCTGCAGATCGGCGCCTACATCCGCAACGACAAGGGCGGTATCGCGGCGGACATCGAGCGCATGTTCGCGATCTTCCCGCGACTGAAGGAACGCAAGGACCAGCTGGCCGGCACCATGTCGGGCGGCGAGCAGCAGATGCTCGCCATGGGCCGCGCGCTGATGGCGCAGCCCAAGGTGCTGCTGCTCGACGAACCCTCGATGGGCCTGTCGCCGATCATGGTCGACAAGATCTTCGAGGTGGTGAAGAACGTCTACGACCAGGGCGTGACCGTGCTGCTGGTCGAGCAGAACGCCAGCCGCGCGTTGCAGATCGCCGACCGCGGCTACGTCATGGAGTCGGGGCTGATCACCATGGCGGGTGACGCGAAGGTCATGCTCAACGACCCGAAGGTCCGAGCCGCCTATCTGGGCGAATAG